The Clavelina lepadiformis chromosome 1, kaClaLepa1.1, whole genome shotgun sequence genome segment TTATTTCCAACTTTCTACATAATTGGAAGATTTGATTTAACCATATTTTGAGGTAGTGTTGAAATAGaagttttttgttgtattgaCATAATTTGCGAAACCTGTTAACAGGTCCAAGCTATTTCGAATTAGCGGCGTTGTGGCTGGGAAAAGTGTGGGAAGATGTGTTGCAAGTTGTTCTATTTTACAGCTGAAGTTTTATCGTATTCGGTTACGTATGGTAGCTAAATAACTTTCTGCAATCGAAGCAGCTATTTTGGTGGTGCAATCGGTTTCTTTTATCGAATTTGTTGACTTGACAATTTGACAATTGTTTTACCACTGTTCTCCTTGTCAAAAGATACTTTGGCCTACGATAAAAACATGATAGTTGTTGCGTGGGGGTTTTATTGTTGGTACGGAATGAAAAGCGAGGGTATGGCCCTTCAGCTTAAAAAAGCTGCCCACTTGTATCTGTTTCCGACAAATAAAAAGGTGATTTCCACGTAAAAAACGAGCGTTTAAGCCGTTTTTGTTCCCACTTGTCGTAGAACTGTTATTGAGATTAATTATTACTAGAGCATAAATAGGCTAAGAATGTGCTTAAATCCATTTAGGAGGCACGTACTGTATGTTTGTTAACTATGCTGCCGTTTTACTGTGAAAATCCTTGTAATAAAGCAAGAAAAACATCTATTTTGAAGTTACTCATCCTTTTACGATCCCAGTTTTACGACTTGCTTCTGCTGTGTCAAGGACATATTTCATTACGTGGCCAAACGACTACAAGGAAACCAGCTTTTACGCTTTTAAACTCTTCGGCAAACCTGCGAACACGTCACGTAAATAACAAACACGAAACGCAGTCAACATCGAATATTAAGCGGATAAGATAACCTCCGTCAGGCATGTGAACCCTAAATACATTGTGCATTTGTCTACGTATTATAGTGTTGACAAGCCAACACATAAATTTGCTCCGAGTTGTTTGTTACCTCGTGGCATGATAGTTACGGTGAAAGACGTAATCAACTCAAAACCTTACCGCTTTGAGTAACCGGTATGTTTAAACTTCGGCTTAGCACATCCACCCCTATTAGTGTTACTCAGTTACCCTTTGGTCGCCACGCGCCGACTTAGTGACTCATGTAAGATTCTCATTTCTTTCCAAATCAACTCATTTAAAAGTGATTATTCATGTCTTTGATCCTTTTCATGCAGTTGACCCCTAAGTTTGGCCTTGCAGCTACTAGAGGTAGTTTGTTGTGAATGCAAATGGGGAACagtaaaaaagatttttacaaTTACTTGTAAAAAACAAGAACATATTTATCACAGAACGGTAGCCAGCAGTGTTGTCAGTTGTAAGCGAGGTGCCTCACCGTCTCTCATTTCTTACGCACTGAGGCAAACCACCCGTCAAAGAAATTGTGCAGCTCttaaaaaacgtttgttatGCGTTGAACCAGTGTTTGTGAAACGCGATCGTTTGCCCAATGTTATTGCTTCAGTGATTGCCAGATATACGAGTTATAGCTTCTTGGCGCGGCGAAATtatgttaaaaagttttgtagaTTTGGGTAATGCTGTCATTGATCTAAACaatgtgtttgtattttaGAGCCCGTGATAGAGGTCATCCTGTTGAACGCCCTCGTTCATGGCATGCGTCCAAACATCCTGATTTCGACACCTCACTTCAAGAAAGAAACATGAGATCACCAGTAACAGCATATCCAGGAAGTCCTGCCTCCCATCATCGTCTATTTCAACCGCCTTTAAACCAAAATCGACGGCGATCCAAAGGCTGGCAAGAGTCTGGGGATTTAAAGTCAACATTTAAAGGAGACATAAATGGCTCCAAAGACTCTCTTATCTCAGGAGGATCCCAGCAATCTTATAGAAGTGGGAGGCTAAGCGTATCTAGCTCAAGGAGCTCTGGAACTATGTCAAGCTCCCGGGGAAGTTTAGACAATTTAGTCGATAATAATTATCGGTATAGTGGTGACATGTCCAGTTATCCTCAAATAACAAGCAGCAGTAAACAAAAGCTAAGTTCACCATACAAGCCCCAACCTGGCATTGTGAGCCAGCAGAAGAATATTTTTGAGAAACTCTCCCAGACATCTTCAGCATCTGGGGAGTCTCATCAGTACAGCAGAGGATCACGTGAAGACTTGGATAGACTGAGCAGGGTCCGCAGAATTCCATCTGATGATTCGGACAGAGAAAAACCTTGCCAGCAACTTCCATATGGGCGGGACTCTTCCAAAAGTCCGTATCACAGCACTGCGAACAGTCGAAGATCATCTTTTTCACCTCCCCTTGTTTCGGTTCATCTTCGCAACAGGTCGAGAGACAGTGATAGTGACCAATCAATCTTCAACAAAAGGGAATCCCAACAGGATAATCGTACTTATGAAGAAAGGATTCCAAGTCCTTCTGATGTTCCTCCAAAGAGGACAAGTGGCACAAACCTGAGATTCCGTGATGccaaaattattaaaaccaaCTTAGACACGAGCAGAGGGCGTCTTCCATCATCTGAAGTGCCTGAACCTCCCGCTAGAGACAGTTCCAGTGCACAGGCTGTGAGAAATTATCACATCCACTCCCATTTGTCCAGCCCTCAGGTATCtcttaataattattattgtgtAGCTGATCCACACAATAGTTTATTGGAGAGTGGTTTAATTATAAATagtaagttttgtttaaattatttcgATGTTTTCTGTATTTGTTTTGACATATCTTTTTGCTGTTCAGGATGAAAGTGGTGCTAATCATCCCTATGCCTCGTCACCAAATGACAAAATCTTGGAGCACTCCAGTCGTGCTGTAAAATCTTCCCCAGTGCATCAAGCAAATACATCGATCGCAAGCACTGAGGCACCTCATAGAATCACTGTGACTAGACCCATTGAAAAGAATGTTGAAACTTCAAAAGTTTCTGGTCGAGTGTTTGGGGTCCTATCAGTCGGGAACAGCAAAGACATTGTTGCTACTAGTATGACTGTTTCTCCCAAAGTTAAAGAGCTAGATGTAAATGGCGAGAAGACAAGTAGTGAATCTCAAACTTACAAAGATTCTCAAAAGAAATGTGACACAACTTCACCTCATCGATACGAGCACCTCAAAGACTCATATACTGCACCTGAGCGTAGTGGTCTAAATACCGACTATGTCTCTCGACAGCAGACCAGGCATAGCCAACCCAATATTCCCACAGAACATCCAGCAAAACGTGTTCTTAACAAATCTGTTACTGAACACACCAGGACTGGTTCAGGAGATCTCAATGAGAATTTGGGCTCGGCAAAGGGTAAAGGAAGATATGGTTCAGTTTGGAAAACTCCCCAAGTACATCGTCGCGGCCGATCGGCAGACTTTTCCACTGTTCTTGGGGACTGGGCACCTCATGATAAGGACGACCTAGCTGGTAGATTTTCAGTGTTCAAACCTGAAAACAATAATACACCAAGGCACTTAAGTGACAATTGTAAAGAAGACGTTAACAGCAATACTGAAGGTCAATCACGTACCCCTGACAGTGcctcaattttttcaaataacaaGAAGATGGAAATGGAAATTGACAATCAACCTTCCATTTTACGGTCTTTGCAAAATGCACAGTACAGTGACAGACAAGGTAAAAATCATCAATCAAAAGCAAATTCTGACAATTATGAAACACTGTGGGGCTCAGAGCCAAATAAGGGCTCAAAAGATGCCAACCGTGACGTACCAGAGGAAAGAAAAGCACACTACGAAAGGTCAAATAAGAAAGACACCAGAAAGTAATTTcttttgttaattaatatttcttcaattttgtttgcttaaaataaTTCCTGTTTGGAACACGTAGTCgctttttaatatttctcGAATTGAAAACAAGATATCTGGCTGCAAATAAACATCTATCTTCTTTCagcaaattaattattattaaccaTTTCTCCTTGTTATGAAGGATTTATTTCCTCAATTTCATGTTTGTTATGTTGTTATAAAGGAGCTGGACAGTAGAACTGGATGATACACAAGATGATGAGGCTTTTGGAAAAGCATACTGCAATGATATAAAAGACATGTCTAGAAAGGTTAGCTTGATGGCATAACAAACTGGAAGTATTTTTCTACTAATTTTTGCCCATTTTGGTATATTTGTCTTTTTTTCAATCAGATTTCCACATTTACTTAAGTAAAGCAGGTGtttaagttagatttagaATGTATATAGCTCTGGACTTGACTTATAGGGTTTACAGTGGAAAAGGCTAAGTGATGTTAATGATGGTTAAACGTCAATGATATAGGCAAGTCATCCTTTTGTAAAAATAGTCTGTAAGAAGAGTAAGCCgcattaattattatgtaaaatgtttgtcttaaCATACATATGATATTTCCTGAATCAATCAGGTAAATTTCATTGCTTGTCTTGAGATTTTTATAAGTGAAACACAACATTGCGTTGCAAAATGGTGACAATATCCATTTAAAAGGTTTTGCGTGTGACTTCCTTCACAAGAAAGGAACTTGATGTATCACCATCATCTAGAACTTTTGAGCAGAAGAggaaacattttcaatttccaGCGCATCTCAACCAGAAGCAAGCTCATCCAGCTGTTATCCACAGCAGGTAATGAAACTTTAAgctttatttcaaattatacTTGTTGATTTGTACTCAGGCACACAagttttttgcttattttataaTGGATATAATTTGCAGGCAATGCTTTACAACTTTGAAATCTTAAATGTTTTTCCTGGTTATGAATTAAGTGAATAATTATGATTGAATTTTGCTATTGCAACTACATAATATCTGTTGTGCTtgcacattttttatcaatttagaTCTCGTTCGCATGGTAATGAAATTGATGAGAGCAGTGAGCCAATTGCAGGCACTAAAAATGTACGACCCAAAAGCGGCCGAGCTTCAACAGATAATTCACCATCTGAATCTGCACGGCCCCGACCTAAATCTGCTGGGGTGGTTAGACCAAGCAGGTACATATCTTGTTATTTGGAAACCCTGGTATTTGTGATCATCATTATCTTTCATCCCCCGGTTgttggtaatttttttttcttccattgTAATATCGCATGCTCGTTAATTCAAAATGCATGATTTAGTTTGAAAACAATCTTAATGTGAATATCTGTCACAAGtatgcatttttcttgtcattACTATTTTCAGTTGAACTGGATGTTAACACATAGATCAGGGTACTGCATTAGACCCCATAATAATTTTCTCACATTAAATGTCACTGGTTTAATGTCATTTCTCTAATTTAATGCTTCTTTGCATGGTTTTGTTATCATCAGGCATGCCCCAGTGCATCGTACCACCGTTACACCCACATATAATTCCGCTTCGTATTATACGAGAAAGTCTGAGTCCTTACCAAGGAATATGATTCCAAGGTATGCATGACTGTGTTTGTAATCATATTCAGGTTTTATGCTTTTCGGAATGCTCGCTCATCACCAGTCAGTAGGTGATTTAGGTTTTAAGTGGTGTATACAATATGAATCACAGCCATGGATTAAATCTCTAAATAACATTTTCGGGTGACTTTTGACCTTCACCTGCCGGTACATGTTGTAATTACGGCCCCAAAATTGGTGAAATCTGTGATAATATGATGTGATTTCACTGCCAAAACAGTTTTTCATTGTGATTATATTGAACTGACGTAGTTTTCATTCCGATGGTTTTCCTTCACCCACTTCAAAATCACCTAACAAGCCGCTTCCGGATCCTTCTGCACAGAATAGAAGAGTGTCCGTTGATGTCAAACCTGACTTCCACCAGACAATGCTAAAGATGTCAACGGATCCAGCAAAGAAACAGGCAGTCCTTAATTTCTTGTCAAAGAAAACGGGCCAATCATTTGACAGGTTTCGTCTCAGACATTTTAAATGtgttatttattgtttagtagttctttgttgtttcattgatgtttttttatttgttttcgtTATATTACAGTGGCACAATGGAGAATTACTTCACTTCTTCCACCAGTATCCACACATCACATAGTGATGAAACTGACAAGAGGCGACCAAAAGAGAGCACGTCGTCTGGTGATGAGTGTGATGCAGTTAAGCACAGGTACGGACTACACTGCCTGAACCACTAACTAAAAGTAATTTATGAATTTGGTTATGCGTTAGAGACAAGCTGTCAtgcttgaaaataaaaaatggtcCCATGTAGATAGTCACGTCTTTTACACAAATTTCTGAATGTTTCGATTTTTAACTCAGCTCGTCGGGAGACTTAACCTGTGATAAAAATTTACCAACATCTGAAAGCAAAAGTACACCAACAACCCACAAGCCAGATCGACATAGTGTCGGAAGTGTTCGAAAGTTGAAAAACTTCaaagaaacaagaaataaatttttggaagGGATCGGGTTAGTTTGAACGAACAATTCCAATTATTTTTCTGTCTTTTAGTTTATGAATGCGATTCATAAAAGATGCATATTCTTTTGCAGCCGTTTGACGTCCAGAACAAAGTCTACGTCTTCTCTTCTGGAAGAGGAGTCCCCAGACTCTCAAACAGATATCTCCCGATCTTCTCCTCTCCGGAAAGGTGAAAGGTCAGCCTCCTTGGAGAATCTCACTGACTCTGGTTTAGGTTAGTTTTAGTTCTTCTTAAGCAGTCAATCAATCGAGTATTATCGATCGATTAATAAATGgatatttcttattttaaaattgtcatCAATAATCATAATTAACTCACAAACCTTTTTGTAGTTAAAAAGTACAATGCCTGTAAGCTTCTTACAGTGGTTATCTTGTGTCAAAGATTTGTCAAGAGG includes the following:
- the LOC143473207 gene encoding uncharacterized protein LOC143473207 isoform X4 — protein: MCSRRERIEIRLVGGRPWGFSIKGGRESNKPLVISKMERGGKAESCGLFVGDILHSVNNVLLSGLRDEAIQLVKTSGHTLTLEVDRGMISKAATGKYHQPISQKTQYHNSDYYNPSPTPEQQYYDYDQEYPQSKMLPYEYDQPPESRNDDVFQVTPNSNYDDISKSSTSLNEGYMPSHRSHPNDVFLRDLRHVKATPAYHSSSSLDHNTETPVENQRHPAVKLRARKARDRGHPVERPRSWHASKHPDFDTSLQERNMRSPVTAYPGSPASHHRLFQPPLNQNRRRSKGWQESGDLKSTFKGDINGSKDSLISGGSQQSYRSGRLSVSSSRSSGTMSSSRGSLDNLVDNNYRYSGDMSSYPQITSSSKQKLSSPYKPQPGIVSQQKNIFEKLSQTSSASGESHQYSRGSREDLDRLSRVRRIPSDDSDREKPCQQLPYGRDSSKSPYHSTANSRRSSFSPPLVSVHLRNRSRDSDSDQSIFNKRESQQDNRTYEERIPSPSDVPPKRTSGTNLRFRDAKIIKTNLDTSRGRLPSSEVPEPPARDSSSAQAVRNYHIHSHLSSPQDESGANHPYASSPNDKILEHSSRAVKSSPVHQANTSIASTEAPHRITVTRPIEKNVETSKVSGRVFGVLSVGNSKDIVATSMTVSPKVKELDVNGEKTSSESQTYKDSQKKCDTTSPHRYEHLKDSYTAPERSGLNTDYVSRQQTRHSQPNIPTEHPAKRVLNKSVTEHTRTGSGDLNENLGSAKGKGRYGSVWKTPQVHRRGRSADFSTVLGDWAPHDKDDLAGRFSVFKPENNNTPRHLSDNCKEDVNSNTEGQSRTPDSASIFSNNKKMEMEIDNQPSILRSLQNAQYSDRQGKNHQSKANSDNYETLWGSEPNKGSKDANRDVPEERKAHYERSNKKDTRKSWTVELDDTQDDEAFGKAYCNDIKDMSRKVLRVTSFTRKELDVSPSSRTFEQKRKHFQFPAHLNQKQAHPAVIHSRSRSHGNEIDESSEPIAGTKNVRPKSGRASTDNSPSESARPRPKSAGVVRPSRHAPVHRTTVTPTYNSASYYTRKSESLPRNMIPSFHSDGFPSPTSKSPNKPLPDPSAQNRRVSVDVKPDFHQTMLKMSTDPAKKQAVLNFLSKKTGQSFDSGTMENYFTSSTSIHTSHSDETDKRRPKESTSSGDECDAVKHSSSGDLTCDKNLPTSESKSTPTTHKPDRHSVGSVRKLKNFKETRNKFLEGIGRLTSRTKSTSSLLEEESPDSQTDISRSSPLRKGERSASLENLTDSGLDLSRGSPAESRTDLQDLPQRNRSKSSPHIESLPSSELGSSADDVVRPPPRKFHRQRHSNSSNASSATTISTLSSFSSTSSTSVGKFPALGEESESSRKSPPTRQKTSMNSQYENVEAPQNSEAIPTRIPIDTGTYRVPKRKSTGKSSNIEPKSTQRSNAAVVHKSTVEIQVNSPKSNQDETDKKNTDTADFSKTNAPSRKETTDNINSSKLSVDPVNEECVKELLNQVKESKSYSTGEVIMMTSKNLPPPPPPTPLDGAAEQVLKEYVLQRSANELPLPPSIPAKPAESTLRDESQPTVNHHSADHGQVSEGAPPSPDTKKQKSPESGTGMDEQSSPSLSKRKSASYENAHLNGVTSNYENVFKPIKTESQLNDGVKNKLTQPETKPSKPAETKAPEKPLTSPPPEISPHPLLPDVSMLPDSSSRHHPNLSSDIIKGDKALAQVLTTTNQKRSADYMAGILSQPSHDIIEEGMRYRRNKPVKTETADNEAPTVHATRTGRPTPSEGLLSITIEPHIYLQRFRLDISSHESLPASSAYYKTSASKARILNLVKEKIADGELNDEEQDTLEEIIQKKMELVLSINTKLSELKNMKTLLDVEMRENECLGTQVMKLTKACCKPREQEKYVLFVQDVDKIINLLLSLSARLARAENAIQMHPVGADKQEMELLFDKRNKLMEQHKEAKLLKENIDRRQKAVSETLASYFDQEEFADYEHYIKMKSALIMEQRELDDKAKLGEEQMQCLRESLPEEWQIHLDKMLEEEEK
- the LOC143473207 gene encoding uncharacterized protein LOC143473207 isoform X7, which codes for MKHVDVVVEQTNNFDQAARMKRARSTLCRHLSIARARDRGHPVERPRSWHASKHPDFDTSLQERNMRSPVTAYPGSPASHHRLFQPPLNQNRRRSKGWQESGDLKSTFKGDINGSKDSLISGGSQQSYRSGRLSVSSSRSSGTMSSSRGSLDNLVDNNYRYSGDMSSYPQITSSSKQKLSSPYKPQPGIVSQQKNIFEKLSQTSSASGESHQYSRGSREDLDRLSRVRRIPSDDSDREKPCQQLPYGRDSSKSPYHSTANSRRSSFSPPLVSVHLRNRSRDSDSDQSIFNKRESQQDNRTYEERIPSPSDVPPKRTSGTNLRFRDAKIIKTNLDTSRGRLPSSEVPEPPARDSSSAQAVRNYHIHSHLSSPQDESGANHPYASSPNDKILEHSSRAVKSSPVHQANTSIASTEAPHRITVTRPIEKNVETSKVSGRVFGVLSVGNSKDIVATSMTVSPKVKELDVNGEKTSSESQTYKDSQKKCDTTSPHRYEHLKDSYTAPERSGLNTDYVSRQQTRHSQPNIPTEHPAKRVLNKSVTEHTRTGSGDLNENLGSAKGKGRYGSVWKTPQVHRRGRSADFSTVLGDWAPHDKDDLAGRFSVFKPENNNTPRHLSDNCKEDVNSNTEGQSRTPDSASIFSNNKKMEMEIDNQPSILRSLQNAQYSDRQGKNHQSKANSDNYETLWGSEPNKGSKDANRDVPEERKAHYERSNKKDTRKSWTVELDDTQDDEAFGKAYCNDIKDMSRKVLRVTSFTRKELDVSPSSRTFEQKRKHFQFPAHLNQKQAHPAVIHSRSRSHGNEIDESSEPIAGTKNVRPKSGRASTDNSPSESARPRPKSAGVVRPSRHAPVHRTTVTPTYNSASYYTRKSESLPRNMIPSFHSDGFPSPTSKSPNKPLPDPSAQNRRVSVDVKPDFHQTMLKMSTDPAKKQAVLNFLSKKTGQSFDSGTMENYFTSSTSIHTSHSDETDKRRPKESTSSGDECDAVKHSSSGDLTCDKNLPTSESKSTPTTHKPDRHSVGSVRKLKNFKETRNKFLEGIGRLTSRTKSTSSLLEEESPDSQTDISRSSPLRKGERSASLENLTDSGLDLSRGSPAESRTDLQDLPQRNRSKSSPHIESLPSSELGSSADDVVRPPPRKFHRQRHSNSSNASSATTISTLSSFSSTSSTSVGKFPALGEESESSRKSPPTRQKTSMNSQYENVEAPQNSEAIPTRIPIDTGTYRVPKRKSTGKSSNIEPKSTQRSNAAVVHKSTVEIQVNSPKSNQDETDKKNTDTADFSKTNAPSRKETTDNINSSKLSVDPVNEECVKELLNQVKESKSYSTGEVIMMTSKNLPPPPPPTPLDGAAEQVLKEYVLQRSANELPLPPSIPAKPAESTLRDESQPTVNHHSADHGQVSEGAPPSPDTKKQKSPESGTGMDEQSSPSLSKRKSASYENAHLNGVTSNYENVFKPIKTESQLNDGVKNKLTQPETKPSKPAETKAPEKPLTSPPPEISPHPLLPDVSMLPDSSSRHHPNLSSDIIKGDKALAQVLTTTNQKRSADYMAGILSQPSHDIIEEGMRYRRNKPVKTETADNEAPTVHATRTGRPTPSEGLLSITIEPHIYLQRFRLDISSHESLPASSAYYKTSASKARILNLVKEKIADGELNDEEQDTLEEIIQKKMELVLSINTKLSELKNMKTLLDVEMRENECLGTQVMKLTKACCKPREQEKYVLFVQDVDKIINLLLSLSARLARAENAIQMHPVGADKQEMELLFDKRNKLMEQHKEAKLLKENIDRRQKAVSETLASYFDQEEFADYEHYIKMKSALIMEQRELDDKAKLGEEQMQCLRESLPEEWQIHLDKMLEEEEK
- the LOC143473207 gene encoding uncharacterized protein LOC143473207 isoform X6, with translation MLVSMKADGTLDWGMISKAATGKYHQPISQKTQYHNSDYYNPSPTPEQQYYDYDQEYPQSKMLPYEYDQPPESRNDDVFQVTPNSNYDDISKSSTSLNEGYMPSHRSHPNDVFLRDLRHVKATPAYHSSSSLDHNTETPVENQRHPAVKLRARKARDRGHPVERPRSWHASKHPDFDTSLQERNMRSPVTAYPGSPASHHRLFQPPLNQNRRRSKGWQESGDLKSTFKGDINGSKDSLISGGSQQSYRSGRLSVSSSRSSGTMSSSRGSLDNLVDNNYRYSGDMSSYPQITSSSKQKLSSPYKPQPGIVSQQKNIFEKLSQTSSASGESHQYSRGSREDLDRLSRVRRIPSDDSDREKPCQQLPYGRDSSKSPYHSTANSRRSSFSPPLVSVHLRNRSRDSDSDQSIFNKRESQQDNRTYEERIPSPSDVPPKRTSGTNLRFRDAKIIKTNLDTSRGRLPSSEVPEPPARDSSSAQAVRNYHIHSHLSSPQDESGANHPYASSPNDKILEHSSRAVKSSPVHQANTSIASTEAPHRITVTRPIEKNVETSKVSGRVFGVLSVGNSKDIVATSMTVSPKVKELDVNGEKTSSESQTYKDSQKKCDTTSPHRYEHLKDSYTAPERSGLNTDYVSRQQTRHSQPNIPTEHPAKRVLNKSVTEHTRTGSGDLNENLGSAKGKGRYGSVWKTPQVHRRGRSADFSTVLGDWAPHDKDDLAGRFSVFKPENNNTPRHLSDNCKEDVNSNTEGQSRTPDSASIFSNNKKMEMEIDNQPSILRSLQNAQYSDRQGKNHQSKANSDNYETLWGSEPNKGSKDANRDVPEERKAHYERSNKKDTRKSWTVELDDTQDDEAFGKAYCNDIKDMSRKVLRVTSFTRKELDVSPSSRTFEQKRKHFQFPAHLNQKQAHPAVIHSRSRSHGNEIDESSEPIAGTKNVRPKSGRASTDNSPSESARPRPKSAGVVRPSRHAPVHRTTVTPTYNSASYYTRKSESLPRNMIPSFHSDGFPSPTSKSPNKPLPDPSAQNRRVSVDVKPDFHQTMLKMSTDPAKKQAVLNFLSKKTGQSFDSGTMENYFTSSTSIHTSHSDETDKRRPKESTSSGDECDAVKHSSSGDLTCDKNLPTSESKSTPTTHKPDRHSVGSVRKLKNFKETRNKFLEGIGRLTSRTKSTSSLLEEESPDSQTDISRSSPLRKGERSASLENLTDSGLDLSRGSPAESRTDLQDLPQRNRSKSSPHIESLPSSELGSSADDVVRPPPRKFHRQRHSNSSNASSATTISTLSSFSSTSSTSVGKFPALGEESESSRKSPPTRQKTSMNSQYENVEAPQNSEAIPTRIPIDTGTYRVPKRKSTGKSSNIEPKSTQRSNAAVVHKSTVEIQVNSPKSNQDETDKKNTDTADFSKTNAPSRKETTDNINSSKLSVDPVNEECVKELLNQVKESKSYSTGEVIMMTSKNLPPPPPPTPLDGAAEQVLKEYVLQRSANELPLPPSIPAKPAESTLRDESQPTVNHHSADHGQVSEGAPPSPDTKKQKSPESGTGMDEQSSPSLSKRKSASYENAHLNGVTSNYENVFKPIKTESQLNDGVKNKLTQPETKPSKPAETKAPEKPLTSPPPEISPHPLLPDVSMLPDSSSRHHPNLSSDIIKGDKALAQVLTTTNQKRSADYMAGILSQPSHDIIEEGMRYRRNKPVKTETADNEAPTVHATRTGRPTPSEGLLSITIEPHIYLQRFRLDISSHESLPASSAYYKTSASKARILNLVKEKIADGELNDEEQDTLEEIIQKKMELVLSINTKLSELKNMKTLLDVEMRENECLGTQVMKLTKACCKPREQEKYVLFVQDVDKIINLLLSLSARLARAENAIQMHPVGADKQEMELLFDKRNKLMEQHKEAKLLKENIDRRQKAVSETLASYFDQEEFADYEHYIKMKSALIMEQRELDDKAKLGEEQMQCLRESLPEEWQIHLDKMLEEEEK
- the LOC143473207 gene encoding uncharacterized protein LOC143473207 isoform X5, with the translated sequence MEDCVTPIRRRCIRRSSEVIFDVYTRGMISKAATGKYHQPISQKTQYHNSDYYNPSPTPEQQYYDYDQEYPQSKMLPYEYDQPPESRNDDVFQVTPNSNYDDISKSSTSLNEGYMPSHRSHPNDVFLRDLRHVKATPAYHSSSSLDHNTETPVENQRHPAVKLRARKARDRGHPVERPRSWHASKHPDFDTSLQERNMRSPVTAYPGSPASHHRLFQPPLNQNRRRSKGWQESGDLKSTFKGDINGSKDSLISGGSQQSYRSGRLSVSSSRSSGTMSSSRGSLDNLVDNNYRYSGDMSSYPQITSSSKQKLSSPYKPQPGIVSQQKNIFEKLSQTSSASGESHQYSRGSREDLDRLSRVRRIPSDDSDREKPCQQLPYGRDSSKSPYHSTANSRRSSFSPPLVSVHLRNRSRDSDSDQSIFNKRESQQDNRTYEERIPSPSDVPPKRTSGTNLRFRDAKIIKTNLDTSRGRLPSSEVPEPPARDSSSAQAVRNYHIHSHLSSPQDESGANHPYASSPNDKILEHSSRAVKSSPVHQANTSIASTEAPHRITVTRPIEKNVETSKVSGRVFGVLSVGNSKDIVATSMTVSPKVKELDVNGEKTSSESQTYKDSQKKCDTTSPHRYEHLKDSYTAPERSGLNTDYVSRQQTRHSQPNIPTEHPAKRVLNKSVTEHTRTGSGDLNENLGSAKGKGRYGSVWKTPQVHRRGRSADFSTVLGDWAPHDKDDLAGRFSVFKPENNNTPRHLSDNCKEDVNSNTEGQSRTPDSASIFSNNKKMEMEIDNQPSILRSLQNAQYSDRQGKNHQSKANSDNYETLWGSEPNKGSKDANRDVPEERKAHYERSNKKDTRKSWTVELDDTQDDEAFGKAYCNDIKDMSRKVLRVTSFTRKELDVSPSSRTFEQKRKHFQFPAHLNQKQAHPAVIHSRSRSHGNEIDESSEPIAGTKNVRPKSGRASTDNSPSESARPRPKSAGVVRPSRHAPVHRTTVTPTYNSASYYTRKSESLPRNMIPSFHSDGFPSPTSKSPNKPLPDPSAQNRRVSVDVKPDFHQTMLKMSTDPAKKQAVLNFLSKKTGQSFDSGTMENYFTSSTSIHTSHSDETDKRRPKESTSSGDECDAVKHSSSGDLTCDKNLPTSESKSTPTTHKPDRHSVGSVRKLKNFKETRNKFLEGIGRLTSRTKSTSSLLEEESPDSQTDISRSSPLRKGERSASLENLTDSGLDLSRGSPAESRTDLQDLPQRNRSKSSPHIESLPSSELGSSADDVVRPPPRKFHRQRHSNSSNASSATTISTLSSFSSTSSTSVGKFPALGEESESSRKSPPTRQKTSMNSQYENVEAPQNSEAIPTRIPIDTGTYRVPKRKSTGKSSNIEPKSTQRSNAAVVHKSTVEIQVNSPKSNQDETDKKNTDTADFSKTNAPSRKETTDNINSSKLSVDPVNEECVKELLNQVKESKSYSTGEVIMMTSKNLPPPPPPTPLDGAAEQVLKEYVLQRSANELPLPPSIPAKPAESTLRDESQPTVNHHSADHGQVSEGAPPSPDTKKQKSPESGTGMDEQSSPSLSKRKSASYENAHLNGVTSNYENVFKPIKTESQLNDGVKNKLTQPETKPSKPAETKAPEKPLTSPPPEISPHPLLPDVSMLPDSSSRHHPNLSSDIIKGDKALAQVLTTTNQKRSADYMAGILSQPSHDIIEEGMRYRRNKPVKTETADNEAPTVHATRTGRPTPSEGLLSITIEPHIYLQRFRLDISSHESLPASSAYYKTSASKARILNLVKEKIADGELNDEEQDTLEEIIQKKMELVLSINTKLSELKNMKTLLDVEMRENECLGTQVMKLTKACCKPREQEKYVLFVQDVDKIINLLLSLSARLARAENAIQMHPVGADKQEMELLFDKRNKLMEQHKEAKLLKENIDRRQKAVSETLASYFDQEEFADYEHYIKMKSALIMEQRELDDKAKLGEEQMQCLRESLPEEWQIHLDKMLEEEEK